A region of the Peredibacter starrii genome:
ATTGTTTTGATCCAGTACAAATCAGCGGACGCAATCCCGGTGTTAGAAGAGATCCTTAACTTAAGATATGACGTGGCGCAGGCCGGGGAACTAAACGGTGCCCAAGTTGAAGGTCTGAAAGTAAACGTTTTGGAAAATTTGGAAAAATCCAAATGGAATGAATTGTCGAAACTGGTTGAAAAAGTCGAACAAGACGACACAAACGTGAAGGTCACGACAAAAGCAAAACAGGTTCTAAAAGTATTGAAAAATTAGAAGTTTACACCCATAATGGGTGAAAACAAATAGCCCCCATTTCTAGCGCCAAATTTTTGGCCTAGATTTTTTTATTTCCGGAGAATCTCTCATGAGTGAAGAGACCAAAACCAGTCTTAACCGCCGCGAGTTCTTCAGCTTCTTAGCTGTTGGATGGATCACATTCGGTGCTGCTACCGCAGGTATGGCGAGTTTAATCTTTAGATTTCTTTATCCAAACGTTGTGTTTGAACCCGCGATGGATTTCATTGCTGGTTTCCCTGATGATTACGCTGAAGGTGTAGACGAGCGTTGGAAAAACGGATTCGGTGTTTGGATCTATAAAAAAGATGGTCGCCTCGTAGCGATGTCGAACATCTGTACTCACCTTGGTTGTATTCCAACTTGGCTTCCAGCTGAATCAAAATTCAAATGTCCATGTCACGGATCTGGTTACTACCCGAATGGTATTAACTTCGAAGGTCCGGCCCCACGTCCGCTAGAGCGTTTTAAAATTCTTCGCAATCCTGAAGGGAAAATCATCGTCGATAAGACAAAAGTTTTCCGTTACGAGAAAGGCGAATGGAACAACGACGGCGCTTACATTGATGTCTAATTAGTAGAGGATATATATGTCTGAAGGTTTTGCTAAAAAAGTTGCTAATACCCAAGTCTGGAAAGCGATTTTCCGTCACGGTCCACCAAACAACGCTCGTAACAGAGCCGCTGTTGTTGCTGGTAACGTGTTCCTACATCTTCACCCAATCAAGTTGAAAAAATCAGGCGTTCAGCTTGGTTACACTTGGTGTATGGGTGGTCTTACATTTTTCGTGTTCCTGGCACTAACAGTGACTGGTGTACTTCTTATGTTCTATTACCGTCCAACTGCTGAATACGCATTCACAGATATCATCGGTCTTCGCGAACACGTACCTCTAGGGATCATGCGTGAGCTTCACCGTTGGGGCGCCCACTTAATGGTAATTACTGTTTGGATTCACATGTTCCGTGTATTCATGACTGGTTCATACAAACCACCTCGCGAGTTCAACTGGGGTGTGGGTGTAGTTCTTCTTATTCTTACAATGCTTCTGTCGTTCACAGGATACCTTCTTCCTTGGGATCAGCTTGCTATTTGGGCGATTACCGTAGGTTCGAACATGGCGAAAGCAACTCCGTTCGCAGGTCACGGTGGTCCAGGTGCCGCCCTTGCTAAGATCGGTGACTTCGTTATGGTTTCTGATAAAAACGACGTTCGTTTCCAACTTCTTGGTGGTCGTTTCGTAGGTGAAGCAGCATTGCTTCGTTTCTACATTCTCCACTGCGTATTCATTCCACTAGTTGTTGCAATCCTGATTGCAGTCCACTTCTGGCGCGTACGTAAAGACGGCGGAATTTCAGCTCCACTATAAAGAAAGAATAGGAAATATATGATTAAGGCAGCGATTAACTACCTTTCCGATCCTCTTTACTCGTTTACTTTGTTTATCATTCTTTTCGTTCTTGCAATGAAGAGAATGGATATCGTTGGGACGAAGAAGTTCGGACTTGCTCTACTTATCGGCGTACTGGCCATCTTCGGATGGATGGTAACAGATCCGGTATTCTTCTCAGTAATTTCACTTCCAGATAACATTCCTATCATTATCCTGAATGGTCTGGTTTTCTGGTCTACCTGGTATGCATTATATAGAGGTCACCAAAACGATCTACGAATCGCTGCCGGTGAACAACCGATTGAAGGTACTCCTGAGAACCGTGAAAAAGTTTGGGCATGGCCTAACCTTGTTTATACAGAACTTTTCTGCGGTATCCTTTGTACGATCTTCCTCATTGTGTGGGCGATTTTCTTCAAAGCTCCTCTAGAAGAACCGGCCAACCCAACTTGGGCACCAAACCCAGCGAAAGCTCCTTGGTACTTCCTTGGTCTACAAGAAATGCTTGTATACTTCGATCCATGGATGGCCGGTGTGGTACTTCCTGGTTTCATTATCGTTGGTCTAATCGCAATTCCTTTCATCGATATCAACCCGAAAGGAAACGGTTACTACACTTTTAAAGAGAGAAAATTCGCCATCGCGGGCTTCCTTTTTGGATGGCTTGCTCTTTGGGTTTACCTCATTCAAGTAGGTACGTTCCTTCGTGGTCCAAACTGGACGTTCTATGGTCCGTTTGAGTACTGGGACTTCCACAAAGTTGTGGCCGAAAACAACGTTAACTTATCTGAATACTTCTGGATCAAGATGCTTAACGTTGGTCTCCCTAAGAACATCTTCCTTCGCGAAATCGTAGGGATCATCTTCATGGGACTATATTGCGTGGCCTCGGTTCCATTTATCACTAAGAAGTGGGGATACAAGTACCTGCCTCGTATGGGTGCTATCCGTTACTACTTAATGGTGTTCTTACTTCTTGGTATGGCCCTACTTCCACTGAAAATGTACCTTCGTTGGTTCTTTACTCTGAAGTACATCGTGGCAATGCCAGAATTTGAATTAAACCTCTAATCGTTATTATATAAGGTAGCTCTAAATGAAACGTGAACCTGGAATGGCATATGACACTAAAGTCCTGAATAAGGTCTTTGCTGTTGTTTCCGTAGTTTTCCTCTTAGTTGTGATTTGGATGGTTTTTGATGACTACATCCGTCCATGGAAAGCTGTACAAGTTAAAGCTCTTGATATCGAAAAACAAAAGATTCAGGAAAAAATCAAAGAGATCGATGGATCTATTGATGGCAATAAGCTGAAAGAAATTAAGGCGAAAATTGCTGAAGCTGAAAAAGGTGTTGCTTCTCACGAAGAGCAAATCTCTAAGATTAACGAAAAGATCACTGGAATCCAGCGCGAAATCTACGTTCAAAACATGGTAAACGGTGTGAACGGATCAAAAGCTGCTGAGCTTCAGTTTAAGTATGAACACGCGATGATGGAGAACCATCCAGAAGACGCGAAGAAACTTAAAGTTAAATTCGACGATTCGAAGAAAAAAGAAATTGAAGGGAAAGACCACCTTAAAGCTCTTCAAGCTCAAGAAGCTGCTGCTAACGATGAACTTAAAGCTATTATGGCCAACAAAACTGCGGCCGAGAAAGAACTTAAGAACATGGTTGGTGATAAAGAAAGAATGCTTCAGGCAATGGCATCTACGGAAAAGAATCCAATTTGGGCCCTTCGTAACGCTCCTTTCATCGATTACCTAGATCCAACTATTAAAATTCGTCAGTTCGTAATTCAAAAAGCGACTAACGATTTCTATTTCCAACAAGTTCCTAAGATCGACCGTTGTACTACTTGTCACGTATTCATTGATAAGCCAGGTTACGAAGATCAAGCGAACCCATATAAGACTCACCCGAAAGTTGATTCACTTGCTGTTGGCGTAAGCTCTGCTCACCCAATCAAGGACTTCGGTTGTACTTCTTGTCACGGTGGTGTTGGTGACCGTGTAAACGATTTCAATTCTCCTGCTCACATCCCTCAGAACGCTGAACAAGCTAAAGAGTGGAAAGAGAAATACCACTGGCATGAACCACACAAGATTCCGCAGCCGATGGTTCCACTTCAATACGCAGAAGGTATGTGTATGAAGTGTCACAAAGAACAAGAACGTATTCCAATGGCAGACAAACTGAACCACGGTCGTCAGCTTGTTGAGAACTACGGATGTTACGCTTGTCACAAAATCGAAGGATGGCAGCACCTGAAAAAACCAGGTCCTTCTCTTCAAAAGGTTTCTGGCAAACTTTCGAAAGAATTCATTAAGAACTGGATCTGGTCTCCAAAGACTTTCAATCCTAAGTCGAAAATGCCTTCTTTCTTCAACCAGGAAAACAACTCAACTCCTGAGTTCAGAAATAAGAACATGGCCGAAGTTAATGCTATGGCCGAATACATTTACCAAACTTCTCGCGACTACAAGCCGTTCCAGAAATTCTCGGCCGGTAACGCTGAAAAAGGTAAAGAGCTTATCGAAACTATCGGTTGCGTAGGCTGTCACATGGTTGAAGGCATCGACGATAAGTGGAACGCAGTAGGCGCCAAGAAAGGAACTTACCTAACTGGTGTAGGTTCTAAAGTAGATGGCGACTGGCTAGTTTCATGGTTGAAGAAGCCATCCCACTACCAAGAAGACACGGCAATGCCTTCATTCCGTCTAACTGACGGTGAAGCAAATGATATTGCTACTTACTTAATGAGCCTTAAGAATCAACGTTTTGCTGATCTTCAGTTCCCTGAAATCAACAAAGCTGTTCGTGATGAAATCCTGGTTGATTACTTCTCAGCTTTCGAAACTGTTAAAGCTGCGAAAGGCAAACTAGAGAAGCTATCTGATGCTGAAAGAACAATGGAGCTTGGCCGCCGTTCAATTAACAAGTACGGCTGTTACTCTTGTCACAACATCAATGGATTCGAAGGTGACCTTCCTCAGATCGGTCCAGAACTTACAAAAGAAGGTTCTAAACCAATCGAGCAGTTCGGTTTCGGTCAGCAGAAACAAGTTCCTCATACACGTCAGGGCTGGATTACTCAGCACTTAAAAACACCGCGTATCTGGGATGTTGGTGTACCTAAGCCGTTTAAAGACCTTAACCGTATGCCTAACTTCTACTTAACTGATGAAGAAGTTGAGTCGATGGTTGGTGTGATCCTTGGTCTTGTATCTGATAAAGTTCCTCTTGCTGGTATGAAACGTCTATCAGCTGGTGAGAAGCAGTACTACGAAGGTATGAAAGTTGCTAACCAGTACAACTGTTACGGTTGTCACAAAATCGATGGTATCGGCGGTAAATTGTCTGAAGCTTTCGACGATCAGAACTATGGTCCTCCTTACTTAACGAAAGAAGGTCTACGTGTTCAAACTGATTGGTTGTATGACTTCCTTCAGAACGTTCACCCAATTCGTCCATACGTGAAAGTAAGAATGCCAACATTCAACTTCAAGCATGACGAACTTAATAAACTTGTAACTGGCTTCCAGGGTGGTTCTGACCAGCCTACATTTGAAGCTCCACAAACAGTTGAATGGGAACCAGGCGAGAAAGAGGCCGCTCAGAAAATCTGGAACGAGCTAGCATGTACAACATGCCACACTCTAGGTTTCAACAGCGATGCTCCTCAGGCTCCGAACCTTCACTATGCGAAGAAACGTCTACGTCCAGCTTTCATGGATGCTTGGATCACAAATCCTCAGTCGTTCCTTCCATACACATCAATGCCAGCATTCTGGGATGATGGAAGTGGTAACCTGATCCCTGCAGTAGACGGCGTTCTTGATAACGATCCGAAACGTCAGATCCGTGCAGTTAGAAAACTGGTTCAAGAGTTCGGCTACAACACAAGCCCAGCTCCTTTCCCAAAGAACAACTAATTCTCTAGGTGCGGGGTAGGAGTAATCCTACTTCGCACTCTTTTCAAACCAATCCAATAAATTTTTAAATCCGCTACAACTGGTCGATTCAAAATCGTTGATGGGTTTTAAGTGTTCGCTAAGGCAATGTCCCAGGAAGCGACATTCTTGGCAGTGAGGATCTATGGTGTAGGTCGCTTTCTCATTTTTTGCCCAGGACTGATATTCATTCAAATCCTGTAAATGTAAGAAGTATTCACGTCCCTGTTGATCAAAGTCCAGTACGGCCCATCTATTGGCTGGGGTCAGATATATGTGATTATCACTCCAGCTGCGGCGATTTTTTTCAATCGCATTTTGCAGTTCGTGAAGATTAGTGAAGCTGAAGTTCCAGCTACGAGACCGATAAATTTCCACATAACTTTGAATGAGCTTTTCATAGGCGCGGTGAGAAATTTTTAAGGCATTACCCTGATTCTGGTTATAGGGCTTAATCTCAAAGGCACTGAGAAAGGGGAGCTGATTCAAAATCTTCAGTATTTCGAGAGGAGAAAAAGTCATAAACTCCGGAGATGCAAGTGAGAGGACAGTGAAGTCCCTGCTCAAGGTTTTCATCTTTTCATAGATAGCCTCATGTCCCTGCCGGGCCCTATAATCCCAACTAACTGAAAGAGTAAAATCGTTCCCCCGATGGTGTATAAATGGCGAATTTACATTGGATAAATTGGTCACCAGATTAAGAGAACAACTGAGGCCCGCGAGATATCCCAGTAATTCGTACTGATAATCAATTGGGAGAATGGTGATTTCCCCTCCGTAGAGATCGATATGTTCCAGTTGGGCTTGTTGCTCTAGCTCCGTAACTCTGGCAGATATGTCCTTTACGTCCAAAATTTTTGGATCACTCAACTGAGAACTCGTGAGGTAGCAGGTCTCAGCACATTTGCCGTTCCTAAAATTACAATAATAGGTCGGGTTGAGGCTGAGAATCATGGCTTAGTTTAGATCTTTAAACTTACGAGGGAATAAACAGTTCTTAATTCCCTTGTTTTGCATGTAGTTTAAGACCTTTCTTCCTACGCAGGCAGTGAGGTACTGACAATCTGAGCATTCAGTAGTTTTGTCAGCATAAGCAAAGCCCTTCGTTTGAAGTTCAATGTGCTGATTCATGATGGAATGAGCATCCATCGCCTCAAGTTTAAATACATTATGAGTATCGATGATCTGCTCATAAATGAACGGACTGAAATAAACATCATTTTCAATGAGATTTAAGCAGATGGTATTGCTGGTATTGTGGTGCTTATCAATGTTGGTGAGATAGATATTACGATAATCGTTCTTCTCCAGAATATCCTGCAAGAACCCTTTCCAGTAAGAAAGATTCTTATCAATTAAGGTATTGTTCTGACTGCGGAAGAACCCAGGATTAAATTCCAGAATGGTGTTGAATTCACTCTTAATAGTTTCAATCACTTCCATATAGTTTTCTTTCAGAAGTTCATTGTTGTGAATATTCACTACATAAGACCAATCGATGATTTTAGGAGAGTGGTTTTTGAAGTAGTCCAACGCCCACTTGTTGTCCTCCATATATTTGGTCTCTTTAGCGAGCATCTTTTTTGTGTTAAGCGGGACGAGAAATTCCAAAATCATTTTTTCCCGGAAGAGCTCATTGTTATCCAGAATGCTAAACAGCTCCTTAAAGTGTTCGCGATTGAGATTATCAAACACACAAGCGGCCGTGATACGCGTCTTCTCGTTTAGCTGCAGGAGTTTTTGAAATGTCGGATGAAGCAGCACTTCTTTTGTATTGTGAGCACTAAAGAACTCAGTGGGGGCAAGAATGATTTCGCGAAAGCGAAGCCCTTCGCCGGCCAGGCCTTTAGCAATGGTATAAGCTCTCTCCAGGGCCTCTTCCCAATTATTTACATCTCGAACCTTCCGGACATAACAGCCTTCACAGGAATGGATACAGCCATTCAGGATATCCAGACTCAGTACAAAATCCATGTTCTCAATATTATCAAGATTGGTTTTGGACATTTTTTCCAGGAAGTTGGTTTCAATTGTCATATCAGTACTCCACTGTTTTATACGAAGATCGATAAAGCTTTTTAGGTACCACACAACTCGTGATCTGATTCATTTTCATGAATTGAATATGGTTCCGGGAAACACAATTCGGTAGAAACGGACAGCCCGCGCACTCAGGAAGGTCTTCGGCGTGAGCATATTGCTGAATAGTCAATTCTTCACGTTTCGCAAAGACATCACCCATATAAAAGCGACCATCTTCACGTGCTCTGATTTCCAGTTCCGGCTTTTTCAGGGCCACGAATTCATAAAAGTACGGGGCTATAAAAAGACGCCCATCGGTGTAAGAGAGAGGGTGGAAAGTGTCCCCACCGAAATAAATATCAATCATGTTCATGAAAACATTTCGGATTTTGCTGTCATCAATCTGATTTTCAAGAAGATGGCTCAATGTTTTTGACTGCTTTTCAATTAAAGCTGCATTTTTGGCACGAGCAAAAGAAGGATTGATTTTAAATTTAGTACCGTAATCGGAGCGTATCCGGGCATTAAGCTCAGTGATACTGATATTGTCGAACATCTCTGGATAGAAATTTGCGATGAAAAAGATGTTTACCTGCTTCTTCAAGCGGCCATCAATATCAGCGATGACTTTCAGGTTTCGATCAAATTGTTCCAGATATTCTTTGTCGCCTGCGTGATACTTTTCAATATCCAGAATCACGAACAACTCGAATCTCTTTCCGTATGGGGCCATGATATTGGAGAGTTTCTTTACCCGACGCTTTAATTCCTCATGTTCGGTCAACATGGTTGAAGTGAAAGTCAGGGCGGCATACTGCTCTACCAGGCGGTCAAATAGAGGAGCATCGACTAATTGATCGAAGTTACCGGCCTCAAAAATGTCAGTCGGGCCCAAAAAAAGTTCATTGGCATCAATTCCTTGATTCAAAAACTCCTGAGTCAATATATGGATGTTTTCCAAATCCCGTGTGGTGAATTTGTTCTTTCTTTCCACAAAACATCCCGGACATTTCATGTCACATCCGTCCAGGACATCAAAAATGATATCTAGTTCCACGGTTGGAGTGTATTTCAGTGGCTTCGTTCCGCTAATGTGCTTTCGATAAGCATCAAACAGCACGGCCATGGGCCTCTCCATTTCCTAACCCCAAAAAGCAGTCTTTGATTTCGTTTGCTTCCATATAGGTCAGGACGTTTTTATAAGTGCAGGACACCAGATATTCACAGCCTTCACAGTGATTCGTTTTGGATGAATAGTTCATTTGTTTAACAAATGAGTTCTCCTTAGATTCTAAAAGATCAGACAATGTGTATTCCGATTGCTGCTTTTGAATTAAAAAGGAGTCTTCATAGGAAAAGACGTTTTCGTAGATGAAGGGACACAGATAGAAATTCCCTTCCCTAAAATTCACCACCAGATTATTCATACCGCTATGGCTTTTATTCACCATGGTGTAGGTGAAGTTATTAGCATTCTTAAGGCTGTTTTCCCGAATGGTTCTCATCCAGAATTTCAGGTTATCTTTTTGTTTTTGATGCTTAATTCGAAGGATCGAAGGGTTGAACTCTAAAATGGTGTCGAATTCGGCCTTAATCTCCTGGGCCAGTCTCGTTAAGTTATCCGGATTGTATTTAATGAGATTTGCCGGATGAATATTGATCTGAAAGGCGGGATCAAATTCTAAGGATGACTCCTTCAGAATCTGCCATTTGCTCTTCATTTCCTGAAGGTACTGTTTATTGGTTAAGAATTCATCAATATCAGTGGCGATCAATAGATCAATATCCAGGT
Encoded here:
- a CDS encoding QcrA and Rieske domain-containing protein, encoding MSEETKTSLNRREFFSFLAVGWITFGAATAGMASLIFRFLYPNVVFEPAMDFIAGFPDDYAEGVDERWKNGFGVWIYKKDGRLVAMSNICTHLGCIPTWLPAESKFKCPCHGSGYYPNGINFEGPAPRPLERFKILRNPEGKIIVDKTKVFRYEKGEWNNDGAYIDV
- a CDS encoding cytochrome b N-terminal domain-containing protein; its protein translation is MSEGFAKKVANTQVWKAIFRHGPPNNARNRAAVVAGNVFLHLHPIKLKKSGVQLGYTWCMGGLTFFVFLALTVTGVLLMFYYRPTAEYAFTDIIGLREHVPLGIMRELHRWGAHLMVITVWIHMFRVFMTGSYKPPREFNWGVGVVLLILTMLLSFTGYLLPWDQLAIWAITVGSNMAKATPFAGHGGPGAALAKIGDFVMVSDKNDVRFQLLGGRFVGEAALLRFYILHCVFIPLVVAILIAVHFWRVRKDGGISAPL
- a CDS encoding cytochrome b family protein, coding for MIKAAINYLSDPLYSFTLFIILFVLAMKRMDIVGTKKFGLALLIGVLAIFGWMVTDPVFFSVISLPDNIPIIILNGLVFWSTWYALYRGHQNDLRIAAGEQPIEGTPENREKVWAWPNLVYTELFCGILCTIFLIVWAIFFKAPLEEPANPTWAPNPAKAPWYFLGLQEMLVYFDPWMAGVVLPGFIIVGLIAIPFIDINPKGNGYYTFKERKFAIAGFLFGWLALWVYLIQVGTFLRGPNWTFYGPFEYWDFHKVVAENNVNLSEYFWIKMLNVGLPKNIFLREIVGIIFMGLYCVASVPFITKKWGYKYLPRMGAIRYYLMVFLLLGMALLPLKMYLRWFFTLKYIVAMPEFELNL
- a CDS encoding c-type cytochrome, whose translation is MKREPGMAYDTKVLNKVFAVVSVVFLLVVIWMVFDDYIRPWKAVQVKALDIEKQKIQEKIKEIDGSIDGNKLKEIKAKIAEAEKGVASHEEQISKINEKITGIQREIYVQNMVNGVNGSKAAELQFKYEHAMMENHPEDAKKLKVKFDDSKKKEIEGKDHLKALQAQEAAANDELKAIMANKTAAEKELKNMVGDKERMLQAMASTEKNPIWALRNAPFIDYLDPTIKIRQFVIQKATNDFYFQQVPKIDRCTTCHVFIDKPGYEDQANPYKTHPKVDSLAVGVSSAHPIKDFGCTSCHGGVGDRVNDFNSPAHIPQNAEQAKEWKEKYHWHEPHKIPQPMVPLQYAEGMCMKCHKEQERIPMADKLNHGRQLVENYGCYACHKIEGWQHLKKPGPSLQKVSGKLSKEFIKNWIWSPKTFNPKSKMPSFFNQENNSTPEFRNKNMAEVNAMAEYIYQTSRDYKPFQKFSAGNAEKGKELIETIGCVGCHMVEGIDDKWNAVGAKKGTYLTGVGSKVDGDWLVSWLKKPSHYQEDTAMPSFRLTDGEANDIATYLMSLKNQRFADLQFPEINKAVRDEILVDYFSAFETVKAAKGKLEKLSDAERTMELGRRSINKYGCYSCHNINGFEGDLPQIGPELTKEGSKPIEQFGFGQQKQVPHTRQGWITQHLKTPRIWDVGVPKPFKDLNRMPNFYLTDEEVESMVGVILGLVSDKVPLAGMKRLSAGEKQYYEGMKVANQYNCYGCHKIDGIGGKLSEAFDDQNYGPPYLTKEGLRVQTDWLYDFLQNVHPIRPYVKVRMPTFNFKHDELNKLVTGFQGGSDQPTFEAPQTVEWEPGEKEAAQKIWNELACTTCHTLGFNSDAPQAPNLHYAKKRLRPAFMDAWITNPQSFLPYTSMPAFWDDGSGNLIPAVDGVLDNDPKRQIRAVRKLVQEFGYNTSPAPFPKNN